The Acidobacteriota bacterium genome has a segment encoding these proteins:
- a CDS encoding zf-HC2 domain-containing protein, with product MTCERIEELLSAYLEGELGPAGKAEVEAHLAACPACAEFAGLMKEGLEAAAGFPEIEPSPALVARLYAIPEKARERKSAARTVFDWLTRPSLQPVYAAATAVLIVLSFVLFHPEGQGIRKRIDVGLHRGIGTVEKLWADAGTLKGQVGALTGNVIKSFNTLGLLGDKEAKK from the coding sequence ATGACGTGCGAACGGATCGAAGAGCTCCTGTCCGCCTATCTCGAGGGCGAGTTGGGGCCGGCCGGGAAGGCCGAGGTGGAGGCCCACCTCGCCGCCTGCCCGGCCTGCGCGGAGTTCGCCGGCCTGATGAAGGAAGGCCTGGAGGCCGCGGCCGGCTTCCCCGAGATCGAGCCGTCGCCGGCCCTGGTCGCCCGGCTCTACGCTATCCCGGAGAAGGCCCGGGAGCGGAAGAGCGCCGCCCGGACCGTCTTCGACTGGCTGACCCGGCCGTCGCTTCAGCCCGTCTACGCGGCGGCGACCGCCGTCCTCATCGTCCTGTCCTTCGTCCTCTTCCATCCGGAGGGCCAAGGCATCCGGAAGAGAATCGACGTCGGGCTGCACCGCGGCATCGGGACGGTCGAGAAGCTCTGGGCCGACGCCGGGACGCTCAAGGGCCAGGTCGGAGCCCTGACCGGCAACGTCATCAAGTCGTTCAACACCCTGGGCCTGCTCGGGGACAAGGAAGCAAAGAAATAA
- a CDS encoding helix-turn-helix transcriptional regulator, translated as MNIDVKQLRTSMGLSQDGLARKIGCSWISVHNWEAGLHRPTGLYYEALIRLARQVARQKEREAAAKRIAEANGEMLHVT; from the coding sequence ATGAATATCGATGTAAAGCAGTTGCGCACGTCTATGGGTCTAAGCCAGGACGGCTTGGCCAGAAAGATCGGCTGTTCGTGGATTTCTGTACACAACTGGGAGGCCGGTCTGCATCGTCCGACAGGCCTCTATTACGAGGCACTCATCCGCCTTGCCCGCCAGGTTGCACGGCAGAAGGAGCGCGAGGCGGCTGCCAAGCGGATCGCCGAGGCCAACGGGGAGATGCTCCATGTCACATAA
- a CDS encoding DUF5659 domain-containing protein — protein sequence MKTKGESPTPPEIPSLKTSEIGLAAFLRSRGCTLVGTEEHDGRVFWIFQHLAIEDFRLSYLNDGAVPAQTFLTNMRTLRGMARGGRP from the coding sequence ATGAAAACCAAGGGCGAAAGTCCAACCCCCCCCGAAATCCCCTCCCTTAAAACTTCCGAGATCGGCCTCGCCGCATTCTTGAGATCCAGGGGCTGCACCCTGGTCGGAACCGAAGAGCACGATGGGCGCGTGTTTTGGATATTCCAGCACCTAGCCATCGAAGACTTTCGGCTGAGTTATCTCAATGATGGCGCGGTTCCCGCCCAGACCTTCCTCACGAACATGCGAACCTTGCGTGGCATGGCGAGAGGGGGCCGTCCATGA
- a CDS encoding RNA methyltransferase — MPTPERIAKVERVLARRQADLRVVLEGLTNAHNASAVMRTCDAAGVLYLDLIGPNPELLRPNKAISTRADKWLEIGVHPTPQACFGPLKGAGYEIVATHLVRDAVPYTEIDFARPTALVFGSEAEGISEECLAFADRNVRIPMFGMVQSLNLSVSVAVILYEALRQRAAKGYDSRLPAAEIESLRKRWLNAGE; from the coding sequence ATGCCGACGCCCGAGCGCATCGCCAAGGTCGAGAGGGTCCTGGCCCGGCGCCAAGCCGACCTGCGGGTCGTCCTCGAAGGTCTGACCAACGCCCACAACGCCAGCGCGGTCATGCGGACGTGCGACGCGGCCGGCGTCCTCTACCTCGACCTCATCGGGCCCAATCCCGAGCTCCTGCGGCCGAACAAGGCCATCTCGACCCGGGCCGACAAGTGGCTGGAGATCGGCGTCCACCCGACGCCGCAGGCCTGCTTCGGGCCCTTGAAAGGGGCCGGCTACGAGATCGTGGCCACCCATCTCGTCCGCGACGCGGTCCCCTACACCGAGATCGACTTCGCCCGGCCGACGGCGCTCGTTTTCGGCAGCGAAGCCGAGGGCATCAGCGAGGAGTGCCTGGCCTTCGCCGACCGGAACGTCCGCATCCCCATGTTCGGCATGGTCCAGAGCCTCAACCTGTCGGTCTCGGTCGCGGTCATCCTCTACGAGGCCCTGCGGCAGAGGGCGGCCAAAGGCTACGATTCCCGGCTCCCGGCCGCCGAGATCGAGTCGCTCCGGAAGCGCTGGCTGAACGCCGGGGAATAA
- a CDS encoding CHC2 zinc finger domain-containing protein, whose product MTDQVIDQIIHSDLRRYLEDEGHAFVGENTLCPLHADKNPSLHVSQKEGSWLWYCHACKKGGSIINYLMETRGLTKGEAIRQLTEHFHLDGGNGNGHGRPAPSATYTYTDEEKRPLYSVLRFEPKAFKADRKMAGVRQVLYHLPEVLAGDPVWLVEGEKDADNVRRLGLTATTTPFGVSHWRPHFAEPFKGKAVRICLDTGYEFESVRRAKDIALHAREVKIIQLPGLEKDQDISDWIELHDAQDTEGLRAALEDIAASAPVFDAKEPEPEPVPSENLPESAPTGADFPVIHNAFLNRYIESIARSTDASPIFLLFSGIALLSGVLNKFYFMFPRRTNLNLYILLLAPSTYYRKSTTTDVVADYLNEVNSSLLLPDSFTPEALYKILNKYPRGLIIWRELIQVKEFQLGSEYNRGLASFLVDIYDYKKAFKRWTVGDGGEIVVENPIVSILSAGIATWFVESLKKKDFEGGIWTRFIFVPAPEQDRDYRLPSPLYLDRGIETRLRELDALEPDQEIDVRPILPLMEEWGREHMRQVMRTEGDLQAVFQRLEVMLIKLACLFQLAEDGSLKVGEQSFRDAVTVIEWIKAKLPRFFQEEVRFDWFSKQMATIEKIIRKRGQILRSDILSATRIKAKLADEILKQLIDEGRIEEIEIPPTSKGGRTGTAFRIKP is encoded by the coding sequence ATGACCGACCAAGTCATCGACCAGATCATCCACTCCGACCTCCGCCGATACCTTGAAGACGAGGGCCACGCCTTCGTCGGCGAGAACACGCTCTGCCCTCTCCACGCCGATAAGAATCCCAGCTTGCACGTCTCCCAAAAGGAGGGCTCCTGGCTCTGGTACTGCCATGCGTGCAAGAAGGGCGGCAGCATCATCAACTACCTCATGGAGACGCGGGGCTTGACGAAGGGCGAAGCGATCCGCCAGCTAACGGAGCACTTCCACCTCGACGGCGGCAATGGCAACGGCCACGGCAGGCCCGCCCCCTCGGCAACCTACACCTATACCGACGAGGAGAAAAGGCCGCTCTATAGCGTCCTGCGCTTTGAGCCCAAGGCGTTCAAGGCTGACCGCAAAATGGCCGGGGTCCGCCAGGTCCTCTACCACCTCCCAGAAGTCCTGGCCGGCGACCCGGTTTGGCTCGTCGAGGGCGAGAAGGACGCGGACAACGTCAGGCGACTCGGGCTCACCGCGACAACGACACCCTTCGGCGTCAGTCATTGGCGGCCGCATTTCGCGGAGCCTTTCAAGGGCAAGGCTGTCCGGATCTGCCTCGACACCGGCTATGAGTTCGAGTCGGTCAGGCGGGCCAAGGACATCGCCCTCCATGCCCGCGAGGTCAAGATCATCCAGCTCCCCGGCCTGGAGAAGGACCAGGACATCTCCGACTGGATCGAACTGCATGACGCCCAAGACACGGAGGGGCTCCGGGCGGCCCTCGAGGACATCGCGGCAAGCGCCCCCGTCTTCGACGCAAAGGAGCCCGAGCCGGAACCCGTGCCATCGGAGAACTTACCCGAGTCCGCGCCGACCGGCGCGGACTTTCCGGTCATCCACAACGCCTTCCTCAACCGCTACATCGAGTCCATCGCCCGGTCAACGGACGCCTCTCCGATCTTTCTCCTCTTCAGCGGCATCGCGCTCCTCTCCGGCGTCCTCAATAAGTTCTACTTCATGTTCCCTCGCCGGACGAATCTCAACCTCTACATTCTGCTACTGGCACCCTCGACCTATTACCGGAAGTCTACCACGACCGACGTCGTCGCCGATTACCTCAACGAGGTCAACTCTTCGCTCCTCCTGCCCGACTCGTTCACGCCCGAGGCGCTCTACAAGATCCTCAACAAGTACCCGCGGGGCCTCATCATCTGGCGCGAGCTCATCCAGGTCAAAGAGTTCCAGCTCGGCTCCGAGTACAACCGGGGCCTTGCATCGTTCCTCGTCGATATCTACGACTACAAGAAGGCCTTCAAGCGCTGGACCGTCGGAGATGGCGGGGAGATCGTCGTCGAGAACCCCATCGTCAGTATCCTCTCCGCCGGCATCGCCACATGGTTCGTCGAGAGCCTCAAGAAGAAGGACTTCGAGGGCGGCATCTGGACTCGTTTTATCTTCGTCCCCGCACCCGAACAGGACCGCGACTACCGGCTCCCGAGCCCACTCTACCTCGACCGTGGCATTGAGACCCGGCTGAGGGAGCTTGACGCCCTGGAGCCCGACCAAGAGATAGACGTTCGGCCGATCCTGCCGCTCATGGAGGAGTGGGGCCGCGAACACATGCGCCAAGTCATGCGGACCGAGGGCGACCTCCAGGCCGTCTTCCAGCGCCTCGAGGTCATGCTCATCAAGCTCGCCTGTCTCTTCCAGCTCGCGGAGGACGGCTCCCTCAAAGTTGGCGAACAATCCTTCCGCGACGCTGTCACCGTCATCGAATGGATCAAAGCCAAACTGCCCCGGTTCTTCCAAGAGGAGGTCCGATTCGACTGGTTCTCCAAGCAAATGGCGACCATCGAGAAGATCATTCGCAAGCGCGGGCAGATACTACGAAGCGACATCCTCAGCGCGACGCGCATCAAGGCCAAGCTCGCCGACGAGATCCTCAAGCAGCTCATCGACGAGGGCCGCATCGAGGAGATCGAAATCCCTCCTACTTCCAAGGGCGGCCGGACCGGCACGGCCTTCAGGATCAAGCCATGA
- a CDS encoding sigma-70 family RNA polymerase sigma factor → MDLEAIIRDCLEGSQDAWRSLVDAYARRIFSMAYQFCGSREEAEDRTQEVFLKLHGALPKYDPGKNFTAWFLTLAKNHLIDEYRRTRWEKTQRDDFDERVLTQAAGGGPEESLEAKETRALVWAGLNSLSADMRMILILRDLQGQSYEEIAGILGLPLGTVKSRVNRARFQLAQVLKDRRGGLS, encoded by the coding sequence GTGGACTTGGAAGCGATCATCAGGGACTGCCTGGAGGGCAGCCAGGACGCCTGGAGAAGCCTGGTGGACGCGTATGCCAGGAGGATCTTTAGCATGGCCTATCAGTTCTGCGGCAGCCGGGAGGAGGCCGAGGACCGGACCCAGGAGGTCTTCCTCAAGCTTCACGGCGCCCTGCCGAAATACGATCCCGGCAAGAACTTCACGGCCTGGTTCCTGACCCTGGCCAAGAACCATCTCATCGACGAGTACCGCCGGACCAGGTGGGAAAAGACGCAGCGCGACGATTTCGACGAGCGCGTCCTGACCCAGGCGGCCGGCGGCGGCCCGGAGGAAAGCCTGGAAGCGAAAGAGACCAGGGCTCTCGTCTGGGCGGGGCTGAACAGCCTGTCGGCGGACATGCGGATGATCCTCATCCTGAGAGACCTGCAGGGGCAGAGCTACGAGGAGATCGCCGGGATCCTCGGGCTTCCCCTGGGGACGGTCAAGTCCCGCGTCAACCGGGCCCGGTTCCAGCTGGCCCAGGTCCTGAAAGATCGCCGGGGAGGCCTATCATGA
- a CDS encoding sigma-70 family RNA polymerase sigma factor, translating into MDEQELIRRVQKGDEWAFGQIMALYKDRIVNYLYQFTGDYQKAVELAQETFIRVYFKADRYKPIAPLSSWIYTIASNLAKTESRRSRRMSTVPLEDIPNNYSSGTCYEDPADSGLVRNLREALASLHPRYRVPVVLKDMEGFSQEEIAKIIDRPVGTVKARISRGREQLRRKLEKARYGEDAAADHEVSEHGRA; encoded by the coding sequence ATGGACGAACAAGAGCTGATCCGGCGCGTCCAGAAGGGCGATGAGTGGGCGTTTGGCCAGATCATGGCTCTTTATAAGGACAGGATCGTGAATTATCTCTATCAGTTCACAGGCGACTATCAGAAGGCCGTCGAACTGGCCCAGGAGACCTTCATCCGGGTGTATTTCAAGGCCGACCGGTACAAGCCGATCGCCCCGCTGTCGTCCTGGATCTACACGATCGCGTCGAACCTGGCCAAGACCGAGAGCCGCAGGTCGAGGCGCATGAGCACCGTCCCCCTCGAGGATATCCCCAACAACTACTCGAGCGGCACCTGCTACGAGGACCCGGCCGATTCCGGCCTGGTCCGCAACCTCCGGGAGGCCCTGGCATCCCTCCATCCCCGCTACCGCGTCCCTGTCGTCCTCAAGGACATGGAAGGCTTCTCCCAGGAGGAGATCGCCAAGATCATCGACCGGCCGGTCGGCACGGTCAAGGCCCGGATCAGCCGGGGCCGGGAGCAGCTCCGGCGCAAGCTGGAGAAGGCCCGGTACGGCGAGGACGCCGCGGCCGACCACGAGGTGAGCGAACATGGAAGGGCATGA
- a CDS encoding PDZ domain-containing protein: MNKMNKPALVIMACLAVLAPTFGAEAAGAKGGGGPDIAAVARKVYPSVVRVEVRNRTSRVATGVVIEKGGYVATTALVSPRDEKVSITTSEGKVLEAEFLGFDTETQLALLRAKDADLPAIGTGKSSGLAPGSWICVVGVSPERTAAVTQGIVSSVAEDKLRLNVWVTPGSSGGPVIDDQGRMVGLLRGIYMEERPVVFQFRDREQAGSGYVMGSRAEAPSSGMALAVPIDVVRDIAAQIKDKGRVERGWMGIGIKLDEKGRTIIGSVDPESPAGLAKLKTDDVVLKIGDRAVSGPDVLAAEIRKRKPGQEIVLGIERDGKPLEIKVKLGELADDEAMKEMTIRFPGLFGPVAPPPGAAPGPGAPGNPRKAPGRSFEARKFIGIACNELNPELAAHFGVKDGAALIISKVTEGGPADMAKLQVGDIIVGVDGRRVGTADELIDHIQSKAKGDKVKLEVLRDKKTMTFTVEVAEQESGDPLESDSLQSFLESWQGYTEALRNELQNWTGGSSPMLRRNVTLKGNLRRI, encoded by the coding sequence ATGAACAAGATGAACAAGCCGGCCCTTGTCATCATGGCCTGCCTTGCCGTCCTGGCTCCGACGTTCGGCGCCGAGGCGGCCGGGGCGAAGGGCGGGGGCGGTCCAGACATCGCCGCCGTCGCCAGGAAGGTCTATCCGTCCGTCGTCCGGGTCGAGGTCCGGAACCGCACCAGCCGCGTGGCCACCGGGGTGGTCATCGAGAAGGGCGGCTACGTCGCCACGACCGCGCTGGTCTCGCCCCGCGACGAGAAGGTTTCCATCACCACGTCCGAGGGCAAGGTCCTGGAAGCGGAGTTCCTGGGCTTCGACACCGAGACCCAGCTGGCCCTGCTCCGGGCCAAGGACGCGGACCTGCCCGCGATCGGGACGGGGAAGTCGTCCGGACTGGCCCCCGGCTCGTGGATCTGCGTCGTGGGCGTTTCGCCCGAACGGACCGCGGCCGTGACCCAGGGCATCGTCAGCTCGGTCGCCGAGGACAAGCTCCGCCTGAACGTCTGGGTGACGCCCGGGTCGAGCGGCGGCCCGGTCATCGACGATCAGGGGCGCATGGTCGGGCTCCTGCGCGGCATCTACATGGAGGAACGGCCCGTCGTCTTCCAGTTCCGCGACCGGGAGCAGGCCGGCTCCGGCTACGTCATGGGCAGCCGGGCCGAGGCGCCCTCGTCGGGCATGGCCCTGGCCGTGCCGATCGACGTCGTCAGGGATATCGCCGCCCAGATCAAGGACAAAGGCCGGGTCGAGCGCGGCTGGATGGGCATCGGCATCAAGCTGGACGAGAAGGGGCGGACGATCATCGGCAGCGTCGATCCGGAAAGCCCGGCCGGGCTGGCCAAGCTCAAGACGGACGACGTCGTCCTCAAGATCGGGGACCGCGCCGTCTCCGGCCCCGACGTCCTGGCCGCCGAGATCCGCAAGAGGAAGCCGGGCCAGGAGATCGTCCTGGGGATCGAGCGGGACGGCAAGCCCCTGGAGATCAAGGTCAAGCTCGGCGAGCTGGCCGATGACGAGGCCATGAAGGAGATGACCATCCGCTTCCCCGGGCTGTTCGGACCGGTCGCGCCGCCTCCGGGGGCCGCCCCGGGGCCGGGCGCTCCCGGCAATCCGCGAAAGGCCCCCGGCCGGTCCTTCGAAGCGCGGAAATTCATCGGCATCGCCTGCAACGAGCTCAATCCGGAGCTGGCCGCGCACTTCGGGGTCAAGGACGGGGCCGCGCTGATCATCTCCAAGGTGACCGAGGGCGGCCCGGCGGACATGGCCAAGCTCCAGGTCGGCGACATCATCGTCGGCGTCGACGGCCGGCGCGTCGGGACCGCGGACGAGCTCATCGACCACATCCAGTCGAAGGCCAAGGGCGACAAGGTCAAGCTGGAGGTGCTGAGGGACAAGAAGACCATGACCTTCACGGTCGAGGTGGCCGAGCAGGAGAGCGGCGACCCGCTCGAATCCGACAGCCTGCAGAGCTTCCTCGAATCCTGGCAGGGCTACACCGAGGCCCTGCGGAACGAGCTGCAGAACTGGACGGGCGGCTCGTCCCCGATGCTGCGGCGCAACGTGACCCTGAAGGGCAACCTGAGAAGGATCTAA
- a CDS encoding helix-turn-helix domain-containing protein, with translation MREIQRRNFFSPKAKGNADSPAAIQVPDLLSVGQLAKKLHLSSWSIYEMVKRSEIPHVRIGGKILFHPAKICVWIEARSFEARNADSVVIANHPAA, from the coding sequence GTGAGAGAAATTCAGCGGCGCAACTTCTTCAGCCCCAAGGCCAAGGGAAACGCCGATAGCCCCGCCGCGATCCAGGTTCCCGACCTTCTCTCCGTTGGGCAACTCGCCAAAAAGCTCCACCTCTCGTCATGGTCTATCTACGAGATGGTGAAGCGTAGCGAGATCCCGCACGTCCGCATTGGCGGCAAGATCCTATTTCACCCCGCGAAGATTTGCGTCTGGATCGAGGCGCGTTCTTTCGAGGCGCGGAACGCGGATAGCGTCGTAATCGCCAACCATCCCGCTGCCTAA
- a CDS encoding DUF5668 domain-containing protein, translating into MADHKKGNSLVWGIILIAVGVLFLLQQLDVDIFDQVWRFWPVILIIWGADKLWLGLKERNRQAEKPGPDKTHEI; encoded by the coding sequence ATGGCAGATCATAAAAAGGGCAATTCCCTCGTCTGGGGCATCATCCTCATCGCCGTCGGCGTCCTCTTCCTGCTCCAGCAGCTCGACGTCGACATCTTCGACCAGGTCTGGCGGTTCTGGCCGGTCATCCTGATCATCTGGGGCGCCGACAAGCTCTGGCTCGGTCTCAAGGAGAGGAACAGGCAGGCCGAGAAGCCGGGCCCGGACAAGACCCATGAGATTTAA
- a CDS encoding DUF5668 domain-containing protein, whose amino-acid sequence MEEKQIMPQRPLKSPGFAGLLGIFPFGAGALYNGQYTKALLHLVIFAGLVHMQGRGGGQPFLGLLLAGYIVYQFFDNIQSAKAINAAAAGQAPAGQAVAELPEASSGSIFWGIVLIVLGVVLILANFEVLSYDRLFDFWPVAVIVVGFKLVYDSMTRSRQDK is encoded by the coding sequence ATGGAAGAGAAGCAAATCATGCCGCAGAGGCCGCTGAAGTCGCCCGGGTTCGCCGGGCTCCTGGGGATCTTTCCCTTCGGGGCCGGCGCGCTCTACAACGGGCAGTACACCAAGGCCCTGCTCCACCTGGTCATCTTCGCCGGCCTCGTCCACATGCAGGGGCGCGGCGGCGGGCAGCCGTTCCTGGGGCTGCTCCTGGCCGGCTACATCGTCTACCAGTTCTTCGACAACATCCAGTCGGCCAAGGCGATCAACGCGGCCGCGGCCGGCCAGGCGCCGGCGGGACAGGCGGTCGCGGAGCTGCCGGAGGCGTCGTCCGGGTCGATCTTCTGGGGAATCGTCCTCATCGTCCTGGGCGTCGTGCTCATCCTGGCCAATTTCGAGGTCCTGTCCTACGACCGGCTGTTCGATTTCTGGCCGGTCGCGGTCATCGTCGTCGGCTTCAAGCTCGTGTACGACTCGATGACCAGGTCCAGGCAAGATAAGTGA
- a CDS encoding biotin/lipoate A/B protein ligase family protein gives MKTWQLIVEPAPLPGSWNMAVDERLFDLARADSTRTFLRFYRWTRPTASLGYSQDAARVVDVDFCRANGIDIVRRMTGGKLVLHDREVTYSMASSDASVFTETLRDSYRLISRALLAGLAGLGVSARLAESSPAGYAKGTMPCFAFPARDEIEIGGRKLVGSAQKRTGPLFLQHGSIILDKDEALLAAVSRPGETSESLGMTSLSESLGRPVDFEAAIGPLVQGFAGFFGVSLEPFVLAPADLDAVRAIEAARYASDAWTFRRGPVCR, from the coding sequence ATGAAGACCTGGCAGCTGATCGTCGAGCCAGCCCCGCTTCCGGGCTCCTGGAACATGGCCGTCGACGAGCGCCTTTTCGATCTCGCCCGGGCGGATTCGACCCGGACCTTCCTCCGCTTCTACCGCTGGACCCGGCCGACAGCGTCCCTGGGGTACTCCCAGGACGCCGCCCGGGTCGTGGACGTCGATTTCTGCCGGGCCAACGGCATCGATATCGTTCGGCGCATGACCGGCGGCAAGCTGGTCCTGCACGACCGCGAGGTGACCTACTCGATGGCCTCGTCCGACGCCTCGGTCTTTACCGAGACCCTCCGCGACTCCTACCGCCTGATCTCCCGGGCCCTGCTGGCCGGACTGGCCGGCCTGGGCGTATCGGCCCGCCTGGCCGAATCTTCGCCGGCGGGCTACGCCAAGGGGACCATGCCCTGCTTCGCCTTCCCCGCCCGCGACGAGATCGAGATCGGCGGGCGCAAGCTCGTCGGCAGCGCCCAGAAGCGCACCGGCCCGCTCTTCCTCCAGCACGGCTCGATCATCCTCGACAAGGACGAAGCCCTGCTGGCCGCCGTCTCCAGGCCGGGGGAGACCTCCGAGAGCCTGGGCATGACCTCGCTCTCCGAGTCCCTCGGCCGGCCCGTCGATTTCGAGGCGGCCATCGGCCCGCTGGTCCAGGGGTTCGCCGGTTTCTTCGGGGTCTCTCTCGAGCCCTTCGTCCTCGCTCCCGCCGACCTGGACGCGGTGCGGGCCATCGAGGCCGCCCGCTACGCCTCGGACGCCTGGACCTTCCGCCGCGGCCCCGTCTGCCGTTGA
- a CDS encoding polymer-forming cytoskeletal protein, which translates to MSDESANRAVPSNADRPTAHGVTRLGSTVVLTGDIEAHEDMLIEGRVNGKITVPSGTLTVAKGAKVEAEVRVRAFILHGELKGTVRAGEKALIAETGEMNGDIVTPKITIANGARFSGGIRMKE; encoded by the coding sequence ATGTCCGACGAATCCGCGAACCGCGCTGTGCCCTCCAACGCCGACCGGCCGACGGCCCACGGCGTCACCCGCCTGGGCTCGACCGTCGTCCTCACCGGGGACATCGAGGCCCACGAGGACATGCTCATCGAAGGCCGGGTCAACGGCAAGATCACCGTCCCGTCGGGGACGCTGACCGTGGCCAAGGGCGCCAAGGTCGAGGCCGAAGTCCGGGTGCGCGCCTTCATCCTCCACGGCGAGCTCAAGGGGACGGTCCGGGCCGGCGAAAAGGCCCTGATCGCCGAGACGGGCGAGATGAACGGCGACATCGTCACGCCCAAGATCACCATCGCCAACGGCGCCCGATTCTCCGGCGGCATCCGGATGAAGGAATAA